The genomic window TCTTGaaatatgcaagaaaaatCGGGAACCATGTCATACTAAAGCAATTAcacaatttgaatatataaatggagAGCTTATATCAGttggtaaaaatatttcttataatcatGCGGCAATACtctcaattcttttttcctgAATTGTAATGAGACATGGACAAGTCTATTAAGAATGTAGTAAAATGTGATTTCTATCTAAAAGTTTTAAGAGCTTAATCTTCTAATCTTCCAATCcacgcgcgcgtgtgtatcATTTTGCATAAGACTTTCTATGattgaaatgaattttatgGACATTATGGATGGATTATAGGTATGGATGGATGGATTAGAATTTGGTTCTATGAAACGATAGATCAAGCGGATTCTGATACTGAAGAACGTTTTCTAGAAATTCAACCTATTTATGAATATCATGTTAATGAAGTGAATAATTCGATGCTTATGTGCATATGTAAACAAGAACCAGATAATCCAGAAAATATGTTCTGGTATGCTCAGGTAAGACTGCATTCTATTTGGAGCTTGCAACATTCAGATTGTCTTTCGCTCAACGCTTGCGACATTGTAATGCACGCTAAATATAATGACATCAAATAAAGCAGCacaattgtcaaaaatatcaatctgAATGTTGCGAGCCCCGTGAATACATTTTGAATGACAGATTTTCATTATGTCAAATATTGTGAGagattttagtaaatttaataatacaagcttaagaaaaagagatattaacaaaatattaatgcaatttctGCAAACATgtaatgtgtatttttttctaggaTGGAAATGGTGGGATTTGGTTAATAGATTTACATACTCCAAAAGTAgaattatcgcaaaaaatatttacatgccATGCAGGAGCTATAGCCGATATGGATTGTGCGACATGGGGTCCCTTCATAGTTACATTGGGTAAAGCTGGACAgctgcatatttataattatatagaaaaaaggtTGATTTTGgtatataactttaatgaTATTGGCAGTCAAATTATTTGGTTTCCATGCCAGGTAAAAATTAGCCTtagtaatttattgatttatttatttttgatgaaatattttaatatataagtgcTTAATATAGAGTGCTCCATATATGTTTGCGTGTGCActcaatacacacacacatataatcacaatttttattatatacacaaacaATGTGAAAAAGGGAAAAATCAACTGATCCTTTGAGTATTTCTTATCAtccaattttatcaaaaattttgataaaaatttcattaaaaaaatcttattttctagaattttttctagaatcttttgcatatacatatatctaaatGCTTATGTATAAAGTTATGCATATGcacataaaattcttttcatatatttataagattgaaGCAACAGGATCGACATTTGCATGCGCTTTTGAGAGTGGTGTTATCCGTATAATAGTTGTAGCGATATCAAAAGCGAATGCCATTAACGATATACGGGGAGATTACGTTAGACTGATTCAAGTTGTAAAACCACACAAAATGGCAATAACAGTGATGTCTTTAAATCCATCGTGCAGGTATAACGAAAGCGCGATCTTATATAACAAGCAATATTTTCTAgtggtatatttttttctaataatatacgcACATAGTTATAGTTGTAAATTTCTATGTAAGATTATTTCAGTTTACTGGTAACTGGTAGTGAAGATTCAACTGTATTTAGCTTTACTATAATGACTAATACTTATCCTGTCATTACGCCAATTGGTTTCATCAAAGTACCTTCGGGAGTCACATGCCTTACATGGAAACCAcaatgtgtaaataatatgtcttaataatatatctaattttttttttatcagatatttGCACGATtgctcttaattaaatttgattttgcaGGAAACGACAATATTAATTGGATGCTCGCAAGGAGATTGTGTAGAAGTTACATTACCAAGCACACCTCAATCATACACCATTGCTTCGTACGAACTTGTTCAATGTCGATCaaaagcatttaaattttattctgtgaAATCTGCTATTCGAAACGAATTACTACGTTTAAttcgagaaaaggaaaaagaagaaaaaatagcgAAAAAACGTGAAGAAATAGCGCGATTAATTGCAGAAAGTCCCGAAATGGAAATTAACGAGGAAGCGTTTcttagtaattttatattattatttataatttatctcaaataatagtgtattatttagttaaatatttgtgtCACTTACTTTAAGATATAAGATTGATAAGGATTGTTAAGATTGTAGAAATACagcaatatgataaaaattacagtAAATATGGAAGAAGAGCCACTgccagaaatatatatacccaAAGTACCGAACAAGATATTGATAGCACAATATATTAGTCAATACATTATTTGGTTGTTAATGGCAGGATTTGACGCGggatatatatacgaatatccAAGTCCGGAAGTTAGTGAAACTATTGTGGAGAAACCTGTTAAAAGCATCATGATACATGATGCAGATGATATAGAAATACGAAGCTGTCTATTTTAGTAagaataagtaaaattaattattgtgtatatatgacagaaaaagataattttacaaaacaaataattgtctgttatttttttatgttattgctagcaagaaaaaaaaatacttatttttggGAATGGAACATGGACAAATACGGGTCTGTAAATTGAAACCTGAAAACTATACAGATCTATCAGATTATTGGATACTTTCGAtgcatgataattttaatggttatattccaaaaattattgtcaatCATAACCAGAAGATGTTATTTACATGTGGATATgatggaaatttattttcttatgaaataaatgatgataCACCACCTGAAGCAATTGAGTTTGAGATAATCAAAGGAACCTTATCTTTGGTGAGGATTTGTGCTATTTCTTATTTACTGTCTTTTATTCTtgtttactatattttaaaatattattgtgtatgAATTCATTGCATGGCGTgcatttcttgttttatttaattaacatgatgaaaaaataattcataatatgtTCTCCAATAATATAGCCGTACATTAGTATTGAAGATATTGAAGACATTGATCATGCGAGCTTAGAAGAGATGATTCAACAGGCTGAACATGACAGAATTGCGACTATGGCAAAACAGAGTAAACATCATACCTTGCAGATGTTATCTAAATTAAGCGAAGAATATAGCAACATTATTGAGaggtttaaattatattaactgtAGAAATAATTGTCAAATGGACTAAGAAGGtggtatatttacatttttacatattttaggAATAATGAGCTACCCAAGTCTCATAGGATAGCTCGCAAAGAATTAGAACTGGATCCTAGAATTATAGCTGATTTAGATAAAGAATTGGAAGCAGAAATGATTATAGTACATGAAAAATTggcttttaaaatagaaaaaagtcaACTTGGATTGCAAAAACTTTTTGAATACTTCATTCAGCCTATCACACATTTACCGTTTGCCATCTACAAAATATCGTaagtaaaagtaaaagtaaaagtaaatcttaaaaatgtgAACAAATGATCTATCATTAATCTATTAATGatctattaaacatttatcattGTTATAATCTATACTGATATATAGGAAACCAGATAATCTAGTATATTCTCTGCGTcaacatattttgaatattgatgTTACTTTACCACATATCAATGCAATAAAACATGTTCACGCATACAAAACACCATTCAATACAGGAATAAATGGAAATAGGTAATATGCTTGAACAAGTCTCGAATGTGactcatatatatagaaaatgtacttttatctattatacgTACGACTAGCGTAATGGATGATAAAGCGcaaaattatgaagaaaaacaACGAGAAGAAGGAAAAACAGAAGAAGAGACAAGTACAACACAAGAACAATCGGTTGCACTTTTCTTAAAGGACATAGATTACAAAGACACAGACAGCAGCCTTGGTATTCAATTAAaccaaatgttaaataaatataacttgaGAAAAACTAGACTTGAGCAACGCGAGAAAGAAGTTAGTTAGACTATCTTGTAAAACCTTGATGTAACATGTATCAAGttgttcatatttattataacttaattacaaaattttgttatatttagtggaaaattatatacaatgaaaagccggataaatctattaatcatatgtatgatatatttgcCATAGAAGAAGCAAGAAAAACTATTGGCGATTACAAACTAAAAACATCATCGacttttaatctattatcggAAGAACGAGATACTCTCTTCTCGAAATATAAGCAGCTACTAAAATGCCAGAAAAAGGTTTGTACACAAAAACGGCTTTAGAAATACAgtgtttttaattacatatgtgATTGctcattttatctataatgcAAGGAATGTTATCTGTTAGAAAAAGCTCTTTTACACAATTGTAGCTTTATTATCTACAAGAAGCTTTCAATACGAAATTGAAAGCTGTAAGAACAGAAAAAGAACATTTGCTTGTGGAAATTACcaacttaaaaaaatctctcaaaCATATACATGAAGAAATTCCATTGAAAAGCATAAAATCTTTACCGGATATtcctacattaaatataaatgtagaatTTCCCGAGAGAAAAGTGATCGTgtgtattaatcaatattatatttcattaatgcaaaataacaaaactgaaaatttaaatttaatgtataatattctttaatacacttttacacatacatagattgaaaaatatgcagAGTTGAAAGTAGACAGAGCACTACGACGGCTATCGGTTCTTCCTGAACCGATTTTACCTGTTTGTACAGATGAGGAATatgaagtattatttttagatgaaaCATTTATAGAAGAAACAAATATCTCTAGCGAACCATTGGCGCTATTTTCTGTTTCCGaaagaaaactaaaaattcAATCTATTGCTCAAGATAATATGATGTCGCTTTATTTAAGTGATGACATCGACAGCCCATGGGAACGAGAAATGAAAACTTCTCGTATATTATACAAACTATATAAACAAGACTGTATATTAAGATATGCAATAACTAGTTGCGAAAATTTAGACAAGAAATTGAACAAACTAGAATACGATAGATTGGATATTGTTGCCGAGactgttaatattaatttatttttattaacacttcgtcaagaatatattattttaagagagTACGAAACAAGAGAAAGTATATTGCGTGATCAAGTTAACTCTAAACTGGAAGAAGTTGCAACGATAAGGCAAAAAGTTGACGAATTTTACTAGTTTTATCATCCAACaatcatatgtatgtataaaaaaaagacgtaactcatatataataatattgatttcagATCCAAACAATCACTGACAAAGTTGAtgttaaaatgaaagaaattacaaaattgcgtaaccagataaaaaatatgctccTCGAGTACATGAATAGGATAAACGATAACAAGTTTCGTAATTTTCTgtgtagaatatttaaaaagaaatacaaagaATCGAAGGAAGAGGatggtaataaaaattttagagaatGTCCCAAAATACTATTCGTCCgcctaaattttaaaaaaccatttcaaaaattatttactatgaTTTTAGAAACTACCACGACAACAACTGAAACTACTTCAGATGAAACGAATAGTATCGACACTAGAGAATCTGAGTTAGATTATTTCGATGAAAACATATGTCCTCCAGGATGcgacaaaaaattatacgactTAGCATTTTCGATGAGAGAGAAACGATATTCGTGTGAACATCAAATCAAAGATGCACAACAAATCATAGAGATTCttcaaaaagaaattcaaattcaGACAAAAAAGCTAAAAGTTATAGaaagtaatttaaagaaaaatgaggAGGATTTAAACATGTTTATGGTATTATTCACATGtctatctattataataatgtctctattattttattatattattaattttattatattattaatgtctatctatctattataatgccattttcataattacattttgtccAATAGctcgaaaaacaaaaaaaattaaacaatgtagatgtcacaataataataaaattgcatcagttgcaatattttgaaaaacccGAAATTCCACTCAAATTGCATGATTGCGttctattcaataaaaatagattgtcTAAATTATATGTGAGAATACAAGAGTTACATGAAGAGACACTTGAATTGCACGTCAAACATAAGTAAATACATTTAtcgtacatacatgtatattatagtatGGATGTATCTCGCAACACGATATACATCGATACTGAAATGTGTATTCTTGGTATCATTCTAAatcaaaaaatcttaatactaaatatatatatatatggattatACATGTTGTAGACGCGCTCGAATGCATCTCCAGAGAATAAAGGTTGATTGTAATCATATGCgtgttaataataacaatttaaaaaatgaaataaaattaaagataataaataaatttggtcAGAACATATCGTTAAATAAGTTATATGAAACAATACTTCGTCGGATGGTATATGACATTAAAGCCAACTTGAATGATACAACAATGTATTTTACTAAGCGAATCAAACGtaagtcatatatatatatatatatataatctacttttttaaaactattatgttttatatatatatatatatatatatatatatatatatatatatattttgtattgtattttacatttttattacagatgTCAAAGAAAGCTATGCAGAAGAATTAGTTATACTTAACAAGTTGATTCGGGAACATACTCAAAAGTTAAgctttttaacaattttagtGGAAGAACAATCAAAGCTTCA from Cataglyphis hispanica isolate Lineage 1 chromosome 16, ULB_Chis1_1.0, whole genome shotgun sequence includes these protein-coding regions:
- the LOC126855497 gene encoding cilia- and flagella-associated protein 44 isoform X4; the protein is MQEDKSQERQFEFRNEENQKVEKGENDERIQEYDSNEYISRAKRVQNGTVPMNILEFHHSFSYDCQRYFNLCVAEPNIIIFISGNILHFWNSSTNKLWFRRGYTGAGIGHVTKNPMFDHIAVAENGIKPPIIIYKWPSMDIVTILYNGTLKSYSHLAYSADGLLLVSQGGDPDYTITLWNWQKSKIALKCKSYNRDVYNITISSSLPGYLVTSGSGHIKFWKISETFTGLKLKGEIGRFGQTEISDIIGVYIMPDGKVVSGCEWGNILLWEEGLITLEICKKNREPCHTKAITQFEYINGELISVGMDGWIRIWFYETIDQADSDTEERFLEIQPIYEYHVNEVNNSMLMCICKQEPDNPENMFWYAQDGNGGIWLIDLHTPKVELSQKIFTCHAGAIADMDCATWGPFIVTLGKAGQLHIYNYIEKRLILVYNFNDIGSQIIWFPCQIEATGSTFACAFESGVIRIIVVAISKANAINDIRGDYVRLIQVVKPHKMAITVMSLNPSCSLLVTGSEDSTVFSFTIMTNTYPVITPIGFIKVPSGVTCLTWKPQCETTILIGCSQGDCVEVTLPSTPQSYTIASYELVQCRSKAFKFYSVKSAIRNELLRLIREKEKEEKIAKKREEIARLIAESPEMEINEEAFLINMEEEPLPEIYIPKVPNKILIAQYISQYIIWLLMAGFDAGYIYEYPSPEVSETIVEKPVKSIMIHDADDIEIRSCLFYKKKKYLFLGMEHGQIRVCKLKPENYTDLSDYWILSMHDNFNGYIPKIIVNHNQKMLFTCGYDGNLFSYEINDDTPPEAIEFEIIKGTLSLPYISIEDIEDIDHASLEEMIQQAEHDRIATMAKQSKHHTLQMLSKLSEEYSNIIERNNELPKSHRIARKELELDPRIIADLDKELEAEMIIVHEKLAFKIEKSQLGLQKLFEYFIQPITHLPFAIYKISKPDNLVYSLRQHILNIDVTLPHINAIKHVHAYKTPFNTGINGNSVMDDKAQNYEEKQREEGKTEEETSTTQEQSVALFLKDIDYKDTDSSLGIQLNQMLNKYNLRKTRLEQREKEWKIIYNEKPDKSINHMYDIFAIEEARKTIGDYKLKTSSTFNLLSEERDTLFSKYKQLLKCQKKLYYLQEAFNTKLKAVRTEKEHLLVEITNLKKSLKHIHEEIPLKSIKSLPDIPTLNINVEFPERKVIIEKYAELKVDRALRRLSVLPEPILPVCTDEEYEVLFLDETFIEETNISSEPLALFSVSERKLKIQSIAQDNMMSLYLSDDIDSPWEREMKTSRILYKLYKQDCILRYAITSCENLDKKLNKLEYDRLDIVAETVNINLFLLTLRQEYIILREYETRESILRDQVNSKLEEVATIRQKIQTITDKVDVKMKEITKLRNQIKNMLLEYMNRINDNKFRNFLCRIFKKKYKESKEEDETTTTTTETTSDETNSIDTRESELDYFDENICPPGCDKKLYDLAFSMREKRYSCEHQIKDAQQIIEILQKEIQIQTKKLKVIESNLKKNEEDLNMFMTRSNASPENKG
- the LOC126855497 gene encoding cilia- and flagella-associated protein 44 isoform X1, translating into MQEDKSQERQFEFRNEENQKVEKGENDERIQEYDSNEYISRAKRVQNGTVPMNILEFHHSFSYDCQRYFNLCVAEPNIIIFISGNILHFWNSSTNKLWFRRGYTGAGIGHVTKNPMFDHIAVAENGIKPPIIIYKWPSMDIVTILYNGTLKSYSHLAYSADGLLLVSQGGDPDYTITLWNWQKSKIALKCKSYNRDVYNITISSSLPGYLVTSGSGHIKFWKISETFTGLKLKGEIGRFGQTEISDIIGVYIMPDGKVVSGCEWGNILLWEEGLITLEICKKNREPCHTKAITQFEYINGELISVGMDGWIRIWFYETIDQADSDTEERFLEIQPIYEYHVNEVNNSMLMCICKQEPDNPENMFWYAQDGNGGIWLIDLHTPKVELSQKIFTCHAGAIADMDCATWGPFIVTLGKAGQLHIYNYIEKRLILVYNFNDIGSQIIWFPCQIEATGSTFACAFESGVIRIIVVAISKANAINDIRGDYVRLIQVVKPHKMAITVMSLNPSCSLLVTGSEDSTVFSFTIMTNTYPVITPIGFIKVPSGVTCLTWKPQCETTILIGCSQGDCVEVTLPSTPQSYTIASYELVQCRSKAFKFYSVKSAIRNELLRLIREKEKEEKIAKKREEIARLIAESPEMEINEEAFLINMEEEPLPEIYIPKVPNKILIAQYISQYIIWLLMAGFDAGYIYEYPSPEVSETIVEKPVKSIMIHDADDIEIRSCLFYKKKKYLFLGMEHGQIRVCKLKPENYTDLSDYWILSMHDNFNGYIPKIIVNHNQKMLFTCGYDGNLFSYEINDDTPPEAIEFEIIKGTLSLPYISIEDIEDIDHASLEEMIQQAEHDRIATMAKQSKHHTLQMLSKLSEEYSNIIERNNELPKSHRIARKELELDPRIIADLDKELEAEMIIVHEKLAFKIEKSQLGLQKLFEYFIQPITHLPFAIYKISKPDNLVYSLRQHILNIDVTLPHINAIKHVHAYKTPFNTGINGNSVMDDKAQNYEEKQREEGKTEEETSTTQEQSVALFLKDIDYKDTDSSLGIQLNQMLNKYNLRKTRLEQREKEWKIIYNEKPDKSINHMYDIFAIEEARKTIGDYKLKTSSTFNLLSEERDTLFSKYKQLLKCQKKLYYLQEAFNTKLKAVRTEKEHLLVEITNLKKSLKHIHEEIPLKSIKSLPDIPTLNINVEFPERKVIIEKYAELKVDRALRRLSVLPEPILPVCTDEEYEVLFLDETFIEETNISSEPLALFSVSERKLKIQSIAQDNMMSLYLSDDIDSPWEREMKTSRILYKLYKQDCILRYAITSCENLDKKLNKLEYDRLDIVAETVNINLFLLTLRQEYIILREYETRESILRDQVNSKLEEVATIRQKIQTITDKVDVKMKEITKLRNQIKNMLLEYMNRINDNKFRNFLCRIFKKKYKESKEEDETTTTTTETTSDETNSIDTRESELDYFDENICPPGCDKKLYDLAFSMREKRYSCEHQIKDAQQIIEILQKEIQIQTKKLKVIESNLKKNEEDLNMFMLEKQKKLNNVDVTIIIKLHQLQYFEKPEIPLKLHDCVLFNKNRLSKLYVRIQELHEETLELHVKHKRARMHLQRIKVDCNHMRVNNNNLKNEIKLKIINKFGQNISLNKLYETILRRMVYDIKANLNDTTMYFTKRIKHVKESYAEELVILNKLIREHTQKLSFLTILVEEQSKLQKLSKRHIMSDEEMLQLEEKYKSDIVKLEKILENQTRQKYLFQNDIKNLKLKIKSQSD
- the LOC126855497 gene encoding cilia- and flagella-associated protein 44 isoform X2 yields the protein MQEDKSQERQFEFRNEENQKVEKGENDERIQEYDSNEYISRAKRVQNGTVPMNILEFQYFNLCVAEPNIIIFISGNILHFWNSSTNKLWFRRGYTGAGIGHVTKNPMFDHIAVAENGIKPPIIIYKWPSMDIVTILYNGTLKSYSHLAYSADGLLLVSQGGDPDYTITLWNWQKSKIALKCKSYNRDVYNITISSSLPGYLVTSGSGHIKFWKISETFTGLKLKGEIGRFGQTEISDIIGVYIMPDGKVVSGCEWGNILLWEEGLITLEICKKNREPCHTKAITQFEYINGELISVGMDGWIRIWFYETIDQADSDTEERFLEIQPIYEYHVNEVNNSMLMCICKQEPDNPENMFWYAQDGNGGIWLIDLHTPKVELSQKIFTCHAGAIADMDCATWGPFIVTLGKAGQLHIYNYIEKRLILVYNFNDIGSQIIWFPCQIEATGSTFACAFESGVIRIIVVAISKANAINDIRGDYVRLIQVVKPHKMAITVMSLNPSCSLLVTGSEDSTVFSFTIMTNTYPVITPIGFIKVPSGVTCLTWKPQCETTILIGCSQGDCVEVTLPSTPQSYTIASYELVQCRSKAFKFYSVKSAIRNELLRLIREKEKEEKIAKKREEIARLIAESPEMEINEEAFLINMEEEPLPEIYIPKVPNKILIAQYISQYIIWLLMAGFDAGYIYEYPSPEVSETIVEKPVKSIMIHDADDIEIRSCLFYKKKKYLFLGMEHGQIRVCKLKPENYTDLSDYWILSMHDNFNGYIPKIIVNHNQKMLFTCGYDGNLFSYEINDDTPPEAIEFEIIKGTLSLPYISIEDIEDIDHASLEEMIQQAEHDRIATMAKQSKHHTLQMLSKLSEEYSNIIERNNELPKSHRIARKELELDPRIIADLDKELEAEMIIVHEKLAFKIEKSQLGLQKLFEYFIQPITHLPFAIYKISKPDNLVYSLRQHILNIDVTLPHINAIKHVHAYKTPFNTGINGNSVMDDKAQNYEEKQREEGKTEEETSTTQEQSVALFLKDIDYKDTDSSLGIQLNQMLNKYNLRKTRLEQREKEWKIIYNEKPDKSINHMYDIFAIEEARKTIGDYKLKTSSTFNLLSEERDTLFSKYKQLLKCQKKLYYLQEAFNTKLKAVRTEKEHLLVEITNLKKSLKHIHEEIPLKSIKSLPDIPTLNINVEFPERKVIIEKYAELKVDRALRRLSVLPEPILPVCTDEEYEVLFLDETFIEETNISSEPLALFSVSERKLKIQSIAQDNMMSLYLSDDIDSPWEREMKTSRILYKLYKQDCILRYAITSCENLDKKLNKLEYDRLDIVAETVNINLFLLTLRQEYIILREYETRESILRDQVNSKLEEVATIRQKIQTITDKVDVKMKEITKLRNQIKNMLLEYMNRINDNKFRNFLCRIFKKKYKESKEEDETTTTTTETTSDETNSIDTRESELDYFDENICPPGCDKKLYDLAFSMREKRYSCEHQIKDAQQIIEILQKEIQIQTKKLKVIESNLKKNEEDLNMFMLEKQKKLNNVDVTIIIKLHQLQYFEKPEIPLKLHDCVLFNKNRLSKLYVRIQELHEETLELHVKHKRARMHLQRIKVDCNHMRVNNNNLKNEIKLKIINKFGQNISLNKLYETILRRMVYDIKANLNDTTMYFTKRIKHVKESYAEELVILNKLIREHTQKLSFLTILVEEQSKLQKLSKRHIMSDEEMLQLEEKYKSDIVKLEKILENQTRQKYLFQNDIKNLKLKIKSQSD
- the LOC126855497 gene encoding cilia- and flagella-associated protein 44 isoform X3; the encoded protein is MQEDKSQERQFEFRNEENQKVEKGENDERIQEYDSNEYISRAKRVQNGTVPMNILEFHSTNKLWFRRGYTGAGIGHVTKNPMFDHIAVAENGIKPPIIIYKWPSMDIVTILYNGTLKSYSHLAYSADGLLLVSQGGDPDYTITLWNWQKSKIALKCKSYNRDVYNITISSSLPGYLVTSGSGHIKFWKISETFTGLKLKGEIGRFGQTEISDIIGVYIMPDGKVVSGCEWGNILLWEEGLITLEICKKNREPCHTKAITQFEYINGELISVGMDGWIRIWFYETIDQADSDTEERFLEIQPIYEYHVNEVNNSMLMCICKQEPDNPENMFWYAQDGNGGIWLIDLHTPKVELSQKIFTCHAGAIADMDCATWGPFIVTLGKAGQLHIYNYIEKRLILVYNFNDIGSQIIWFPCQIEATGSTFACAFESGVIRIIVVAISKANAINDIRGDYVRLIQVVKPHKMAITVMSLNPSCSLLVTGSEDSTVFSFTIMTNTYPVITPIGFIKVPSGVTCLTWKPQCETTILIGCSQGDCVEVTLPSTPQSYTIASYELVQCRSKAFKFYSVKSAIRNELLRLIREKEKEEKIAKKREEIARLIAESPEMEINEEAFLINMEEEPLPEIYIPKVPNKILIAQYISQYIIWLLMAGFDAGYIYEYPSPEVSETIVEKPVKSIMIHDADDIEIRSCLFYKKKKYLFLGMEHGQIRVCKLKPENYTDLSDYWILSMHDNFNGYIPKIIVNHNQKMLFTCGYDGNLFSYEINDDTPPEAIEFEIIKGTLSLPYISIEDIEDIDHASLEEMIQQAEHDRIATMAKQSKHHTLQMLSKLSEEYSNIIERNNELPKSHRIARKELELDPRIIADLDKELEAEMIIVHEKLAFKIEKSQLGLQKLFEYFIQPITHLPFAIYKISKPDNLVYSLRQHILNIDVTLPHINAIKHVHAYKTPFNTGINGNSVMDDKAQNYEEKQREEGKTEEETSTTQEQSVALFLKDIDYKDTDSSLGIQLNQMLNKYNLRKTRLEQREKEWKIIYNEKPDKSINHMYDIFAIEEARKTIGDYKLKTSSTFNLLSEERDTLFSKYKQLLKCQKKLYYLQEAFNTKLKAVRTEKEHLLVEITNLKKSLKHIHEEIPLKSIKSLPDIPTLNINVEFPERKVIIEKYAELKVDRALRRLSVLPEPILPVCTDEEYEVLFLDETFIEETNISSEPLALFSVSERKLKIQSIAQDNMMSLYLSDDIDSPWEREMKTSRILYKLYKQDCILRYAITSCENLDKKLNKLEYDRLDIVAETVNINLFLLTLRQEYIILREYETRESILRDQVNSKLEEVATIRQKIQTITDKVDVKMKEITKLRNQIKNMLLEYMNRINDNKFRNFLCRIFKKKYKESKEEDETTTTTTETTSDETNSIDTRESELDYFDENICPPGCDKKLYDLAFSMREKRYSCEHQIKDAQQIIEILQKEIQIQTKKLKVIESNLKKNEEDLNMFMLEKQKKLNNVDVTIIIKLHQLQYFEKPEIPLKLHDCVLFNKNRLSKLYVRIQELHEETLELHVKHKRARMHLQRIKVDCNHMRVNNNNLKNEIKLKIINKFGQNISLNKLYETILRRMVYDIKANLNDTTMYFTKRIKHVKESYAEELVILNKLIREHTQKLSFLTILVEEQSKLQKLSKRHIMSDEEMLQLEEKYKSDIVKLEKILENQTRQKYLFQNDIKNLKLKIKSQSD
- the LOC126855497 gene encoding cilia- and flagella-associated protein 44 isoform X5 produces the protein MQEDKSQERQFEFRNEENQKVEKGENDERIQEYDSNEYISRAKRVQNGTVPMNILEFHHSFSYDCQRYFNLCVAEPNIIIFISGNILHFWNSSTNKLWFRRGYTGAGIGHVTKNPMFDHIAVAENGIKPPIIIYKWPSMDIVTILYNGTLKSYSHLAYSADGLLLVSQGGDPDYTITLWNWQKSKIALKCKSYNRDVYNITISSSLPGYLVTSGSGHIKFWKISETFTGLKLKGEIGRFGQTEISDIIGVYIMPDGKVVSGCEWGNILLWEEGLITLEICKKNREPCHTKAITQFEYINGELISVGMDGWIRIWFYETIDQADSDTEERFLEIQPIYEYHVNEVNNSMLMCICKQEPDNPENMFWYAQDGNGGIWLIDLHTPKVELSQKIFTCHAGAIADMDCATWGPFIVTLGKAGQLHIYNYIEKRLILVYNFNDIGSQIIWFPCQIEATGSTFACAFESGVIRIIVVAISKANAINDIRGDYVRLIQVVKPHKMAITVMSLNPSCSLLVTGSEDSTVFSFTIMTNTYPVITPIGFIKVPSGVTCLTWKPQCETTILIGCSQGDCVEVTLPSTPQSYTIASYELVQCRSKAFKFYSVKSAIRNELLRLIREKEKEEKIAKKREEIARLIAESPEMEINEEAFLINMEEEPLPEIYIPKVPNKILIAQYISQYIIWLLMAGFDAGYIYEYPSPEVSETIVEKPVKSIMIHDADDIEIRSCLFYKKKKYLFLGMEHGQIRVCKLKPENYTDLSDYWILSMHDNFNGYIPKIIVNHNQKMLFTCGYDGNLFSYEINDDTPPEAIEFEIIKGTLSLPYISIEDIEDIDHASLEEMIQQAEHDRIATMAKQSKHHTLQMLSKLSEEYSNIIERNNELPKSHRIARKELELDPRIIADLDKELEAEMIIVHEKLAFKIEKSQLGLQKLFEYFIQPITHLPFAIYKISKPDNLVYSLRQHILNIDVTLPHINAIKHVHAYKTPFNTGINGNSVMDDKAQNYEEKQREEGKTEEETSTTQEQSVALFLKDIDYKDTDSSLGIQLNQMLNKYNLRKTRLEQREKEWKIIYNEKPDKSINHMYDIFAIEEARKTIGDYKLKTSSTFNLLSEERDTLFSKYKQLLKCQKKIQTITDKVDVKMKEITKLRNQIKNMLLEYMNRINDNKFRNFLCRIFKKKYKESKEEDETTTTTTETTSDETNSIDTRESELDYFDENICPPGCDKKLYDLAFSMREKRYSCEHQIKDAQQIIEILQKEIQIQTKKLKVIESNLKKNEEDLNMFMLEKQKKLNNVDVTIIIKLHQLQYFEKPEIPLKLHDCVLFNKNRLSKLYVRIQELHEETLELHVKHKRARMHLQRIKVDCNHMRVNNNNLKNEIKLKIINKFGQNISLNKLYETILRRMVYDIKANLNDTTMYFTKRIKHVKESYAEELVILNKLIREHTQKLSFLTILVEEQSKLQKLSKRHIMSDEEMLQLEEKYKSDIVKLEKILENQTRQKYLFQNDIKNLKLKIKSQSD